CGGTGGAGCACCGATGCTTGCATCCATGACTAGGTTGCCATTATCAGCCCAAGTTTCAGAACCTGAATCAGCAACACCTACAGCAAGGTCACGGTACAGACCTACCGCCATGCCTTTCTCTTCAGCAAGTGCTTGAGCTTCATTGATTTGAGCGTCAGCAAGCCATTGTAAGTACATGTAAAGTTGTACTTTATCCTGGTTGTCAGCAATGAACTTCTGTACAGCGCTATTTTCAAAGCGACGGTATTTCTCAGGGAAGACAGGCCAGCCCCACATATCCGAATTCTCAGCATGTAATTCAGCATGTAGCGCATCAAACGCTGCTTGATGAATTAGGCTTTCACCACCAAGTTCGATGAAGTCTAGGAATGCCATTGCTCGTTCAGTGTTTTTATCTAAATGACGAGTTTTGAACTCATTAAATAGAAGCGGTAAAACACTCATTTTTAGAGCTGCAACTTCTGTGTAGTTTACCCAATGAGATTCTCGCGCTTTTTGTAAACGCTGTTGGAAATCGGCACTGCCTACTTGTTGCTGAGCTTCTGCACTCAACGCAAACTCAGGTACTGAACTCACATCGATGTAGAGAATATTTAACCAACGACGTGACGACGGGCTGTATGGACTAGCCCCTTCAGGGTTCGCTGGAAATAGTGAATGAATTGGGTTTAAACCAACAAAATCACCACCACGTGATGCAATGTCGCTAACCAGTTGTTTCAGATCGCCAAAATCACCAATACCCCAGTTATGCTGAGTGCGTAAGGTGTATAGCTGAACACTTGGTCCCCACATCTTTTTACCATTTTCAATGGCAGTTTGTTTGAAACAAGATTTAGGTGTAATAATCAGCGTCATCACATAAGGTGTTTTACGACGCTTACGATTAATGATTAATTTATGATATCCCCATGCCAAATCACTTGGCAATGCAAACACTAAAGGGCCACCCTCTGCGCGTTCATCGCGAACAACTTGTGATTGAAGATAGCCTTCAAGTACCTCTCCTTGTTCGGTTTCTAAACGCCAGCTAAACTCACTTTCACGAGCACTAACACCTAGATTCAAAGCCACTTCTACTGGCTCACCGTCACGCAAAACAAGAACTGGGTCAATTACGTCTTTTTTGTGTTTTTTCTCTGCTGATTTCAACAAAGTTTGATCATTTGTGGTGTCATAGCCTAGCGCAGCTAACAAGCTCAAAATTGTCTCATCAGATACAGCCGCTTCGTCGCCCCACGCGCTTACATAGCTATCGGCAAGATTCGCCATTTCCGCGACTTGTTTTAATACTGATTGTTCTTTCATCGCTCTCTCCGAAGGTACTTCTTTCGCCTTCACTTTTGTAGGGTTAAAACTATCTATTGGTCTTTCTTTTTATAATGACAATTGAAATCAATGTCAGAAAAGCCAAGGCAACAATGGTTACCTTGGCTTCTTTCTATTAGCGGTTTACTGCTTCTAGTTTCCAGATGTTGTTCACGTAGTCGCGTATTGAGCGATCTGACGTGAATTTACCAACCAATGCCGTGTTAAGAATCGCTTTCTTAGCCCAACCTGCTTGGTCTTTGTACTGCTTGCCCATATCTTCGTGAGCTTGAACATAAGATGCAAAGTCCGCAAGACATAGGTAAGGGTCACCACCATCTAGCAGGCTATCAAATGTTGCACGTAGAAGACCTGGTTGACCTGGAGTGAACTCTTCGCCAGTCAGTAAATCTAACGATGCTTTCAGTAAAGGGTCAGCATTGTAGTAATCGTATGGGTTGTAACCCTGAGCTTTCAGAGCTTGAACACCTTCAACTTCTAGGCCGAAGATGTAGATATTTTCATCGCCAACTTCTTCACGAATCTCAACGTTCGCACCATCCATCGTACCGAT
Above is a window of Vibrio cortegadensis DNA encoding:
- the malQ gene encoding 4-alpha-glucanotransferase, encoding MKEQSVLKQVAEMANLADSYVSAWGDEAAVSDETILSLLAALGYDTTNDQTLLKSAEKKHKKDVIDPVLVLRDGEPVEVALNLGVSARESEFSWRLETEQGEVLEGYLQSQVVRDERAEGGPLVFALPSDLAWGYHKLIINRKRRKTPYVMTLIITPKSCFKQTAIENGKKMWGPSVQLYTLRTQHNWGIGDFGDLKQLVSDIASRGGDFVGLNPIHSLFPANPEGASPYSPSSRRWLNILYIDVSSVPEFALSAEAQQQVGSADFQQRLQKARESHWVNYTEVAALKMSVLPLLFNEFKTRHLDKNTERAMAFLDFIELGGESLIHQAAFDALHAELHAENSDMWGWPVFPEKYRRFENSAVQKFIADNQDKVQLYMYLQWLADAQINEAQALAEEKGMAVGLYRDLAVGVADSGSETWADNGNLVMDASIGAPPDILGPLGQNWGLPPLNPQVLEETSYDAYVQLLRANMKHCGALRIDHVLGLLRLWWIPKGEDATKGAYMYYSVQDMLAILALESHRYQCSVIGEDLGTVPDEIVDILADAGVHSYKVFFFETAEDGGFISPEHYASQSMSALCTHDMPTLRGFWHCDDLKTGREIGLYPDEAQLETLFSDRLECKQGILDSVAWHGFLPEGVGRDASQVPMDSYLSEALQVHVGAGSSTLLSVQLEDWLEMDKPVNIPGTVNEYPNWRRKLTMNLDEVFSREDVNRISSRLTEVRSKASK